One Nitrospira sp. DNA window includes the following coding sequences:
- a CDS encoding N(6)-L-threonylcarbamoyladenine synthase encodes MKKTSDSASLGPILGIETSCDETAAALLDGEGRVLANVISSQQAVHEKFGGVVPELASRAHIQNVDWVTRQALETAGLRWQDLGAIAVTQGPGLAGALLVGISYAKSLAYALGIPLVGVSHLEGHIASAWIDAPSFPRACVVLIASGGHTHLFHADQEGGFHLMGKTIDDAAGEAFDKGAQLLGLGYPGGPLIDKAARGGHPTAVRFPRSHVRTGRLDFSFSGLKTALLYHLQPMTPTMIVDQQADLAAAYQEAIVDILVRQAFAAVRQTGVSALAVVGGVSANSRLRARLAARAAEEGIALGLPALSYCTDNAAMIAAAGRQAFLQGRVASFDCEAMPDMALPSSTNIGTVRHRQ; translated from the coding sequence ATGAAGAAGACCTCAGACTCCGCATCCCTCGGCCCGATTCTCGGTATCGAAACATCCTGTGATGAAACCGCCGCGGCATTGCTCGACGGGGAGGGACGTGTGCTGGCCAATGTGATCTCGTCCCAACAGGCCGTGCATGAGAAATTCGGAGGTGTGGTGCCGGAACTGGCATCGCGGGCCCATATTCAGAATGTGGATTGGGTCACCAGGCAGGCCCTCGAAACAGCAGGACTCCGATGGCAGGACCTCGGCGCCATCGCCGTCACACAAGGTCCCGGCCTGGCCGGTGCGCTGCTTGTGGGCATCAGCTATGCCAAATCTCTCGCCTATGCCCTGGGCATTCCGTTGGTGGGCGTGAGTCACCTTGAAGGACACATCGCCTCCGCCTGGATCGACGCCCCTTCCTTTCCTAGAGCCTGCGTGGTCTTGATCGCCTCGGGCGGACATACGCATCTCTTCCACGCCGACCAGGAGGGTGGTTTCCACCTCATGGGAAAAACCATCGACGACGCGGCCGGTGAAGCGTTCGACAAGGGTGCGCAGCTGCTCGGCCTCGGGTATCCGGGAGGACCCTTGATCGACAAGGCCGCTCGCGGCGGACATCCGACCGCCGTGCGGTTCCCCCGCTCACATGTGAGGACCGGACGACTGGATTTCAGCTTCAGCGGCCTCAAGACCGCCTTGCTCTATCATCTCCAACCTATGACTCCAACGATGATCGTCGACCAACAGGCCGACCTCGCCGCGGCCTATCAGGAAGCGATCGTGGACATCCTGGTGCGCCAGGCTTTCGCGGCGGTCCGGCAGACCGGGGTTTCGGCCCTCGCCGTGGTCGGCGGCGTGTCGGCAAACTCCCGGCTGCGGGCCAGGTTGGCGGCGCGCGCCGCCGAGGAAGGGATTGCCTTGGGCCTGCCGGCCCTGTCCTATTGCACCGACAATGCGGCGATGATCGCAGCGGCCGGCCGGCAAGCTTTTCTGCAGGGGAGGGTGGCCTCGTTTGATTGCGAAGCGATGCCCGATATGGCACTCCCTTCATCCACCAACATCGGCACAGTCCGCCATAGGCAGTGA
- a CDS encoding DNA-directed RNA polymerase omega subunit: MVDMLSLLPEYAADEFDSRHRLVIVAAQRAKHLVQGARTYGPSKFTKETSIALDEVLQHKVKFLCGKEARDAIKESKRVKEGETERMAMMTGEDAKEIKKELSIYVDDTVKPAAPEGEE; this comes from the coding sequence ATGGTTGACATGTTATCCCTGTTACCGGAATACGCCGCCGACGAATTTGATTCACGACACCGCCTGGTCATCGTCGCCGCGCAGCGGGCCAAGCACCTGGTCCAGGGCGCGCGAACGTATGGTCCGTCAAAATTCACCAAAGAAACCAGCATCGCGCTCGATGAAGTGCTGCAGCACAAGGTGAAGTTCCTCTGCGGAAAGGAAGCCCGCGACGCCATCAAGGAATCGAAGCGCGTCAAGGAAGGCGAAACGGAACGCATGGCCATGATGACCGGCGAAGACGCCAAGGAAATCAAGAAGGAACTCAGCATCTACGTGGACGATACCGTCAAGCCCGCCGCCCCGGAGGGCGAGGAGTAG
- a CDS encoding NAD kinase, which translates to MKSKSIGILTKPKFPEVKSTVQAVVTWLRSRNIDVLLDTTATALLGEPGGFQKTQLASKADVLLVLGGDGTMLNAARLAGERGIPILGVNMGGLGFLTEVLLENLYPSLERVFANDYVLDERLMLKTHVHRHGETVARGVVLNDVVISKGTLARMIELRIAIQGQFVTNLRGDGLIVGTPTGSTAYSLSAGGPIINPAVQSLILTPVCPHTLTHRPLIVPADAEIAVVLTSKDDGAMATLDGQVGVAMTQGDTVEIRASEHRTRLLRFPESSYYEVLREKLKWGDG; encoded by the coding sequence ATGAAAAGCAAGAGCATCGGGATCCTGACGAAACCGAAATTTCCCGAGGTGAAGTCCACCGTGCAGGCGGTCGTCACCTGGTTGCGCTCTCGGAACATCGATGTGCTGTTGGATACGACGGCGACGGCGCTGCTGGGCGAGCCGGGCGGATTCCAAAAAACCCAATTGGCAAGCAAGGCCGATGTCTTGCTCGTCCTGGGCGGCGACGGAACGATGCTCAATGCCGCGCGATTGGCAGGCGAACGCGGAATTCCCATTCTCGGCGTGAATATGGGCGGGCTGGGGTTCCTGACGGAAGTCCTCCTTGAGAATTTGTATCCGTCGCTTGAACGCGTGTTCGCCAACGACTATGTTCTCGACGAGCGGCTCATGCTGAAGACCCACGTGCACCGACATGGCGAAACCGTCGCCCGCGGTGTCGTTCTCAACGATGTGGTGATCAGCAAGGGGACGCTCGCCCGTATGATCGAACTGAGAATCGCCATCCAGGGCCAATTCGTGACCAACCTGCGCGGAGACGGTCTGATCGTCGGCACGCCGACAGGATCGACGGCCTACTCCCTGTCGGCCGGTGGTCCGATCATCAACCCGGCGGTACAGTCCTTGATTTTGACCCCCGTCTGTCCGCACACCTTGACCCATCGGCCGTTGATCGTTCCCGCCGATGCGGAAATCGCCGTGGTGCTCACCAGCAAAGACGACGGAGCGATGGCGACGCTCGACGGCCAAGTCGGCGTGGCAATGACGCAGGGTGACACGGTCGAGATCAGGGCTTCGGAGCACCGGACCAGGCTGCTCCGTTTTCCCGAGAGCAGTTATTACGAGGTGTTGCGGGAGAAACTGAAATGGGGAGACGGGTGA
- a CDS encoding Guanylate kinase: MNQTPAPSHDKPAQVRRGILFIVSAPSGTGKTTLCKQIAANVPGLWHSVSYTTRKPRPGEVEGQDYYFLDEATFRQMIDRNEFVEWAHVYGNLYGTPRKMLSDKLEQGIDVLLEIDVQGARSVKKKFEDAVYIFILPPSFDTLRTRLQNRAGDSPDEIQRRLQKAKEEVWSYREYYYIVRNDDLKQSLKELESIFLAERIKTKRLNMTWLEEKFILDKEGARGNSSSVPLSKEQTHHG, from the coding sequence ATGAACCAGACGCCAGCTCCATCCCACGACAAACCGGCTCAAGTGCGCCGGGGCATTCTGTTCATCGTGTCCGCCCCGTCCGGCACGGGGAAAACAACCCTGTGCAAGCAGATCGCCGCCAACGTTCCGGGACTCTGGCATTCGGTGTCCTATACGACCCGCAAGCCGCGCCCGGGAGAGGTGGAGGGGCAGGATTATTATTTTCTGGATGAGGCCACCTTCCGACAGATGATCGACCGCAATGAATTCGTCGAATGGGCCCATGTTTACGGGAACCTGTACGGCACACCCAGGAAAATGTTGTCGGATAAGCTGGAGCAGGGTATCGATGTTCTGCTCGAAATCGACGTGCAGGGGGCGCGGTCGGTGAAGAAAAAGTTTGAAGATGCCGTCTACATTTTCATTCTCCCGCCGTCGTTCGACACGTTGCGGACGAGGCTCCAGAACAGGGCGGGGGACTCGCCGGACGAAATTCAACGCCGGCTGCAGAAGGCCAAGGAAGAGGTCTGGAGCTACCGGGAGTACTATTACATCGTCCGGAACGACGACTTGAAACAGTCCCTCAAAGAACTCGAAAGCATTTTTCTCGCGGAACGGATCAAGACCAAACGCCTCAACATGACCTGGCTGGAAGAAAAATTCATTCTCGACAAAGAGGGAGCGCGGGGGAATTCCTCCTCCGTCCCCCTATCAAAGGAGCAGACGCACCATGGTTGA
- a CDS encoding Ferredoxin--NADP(+) reductase, actinobacterial (eukaryote-like) type has translation MSATGSESSRHVVIVVGAGPAGMALAKKMADAGHDVIILNRDIKFGGLAEYGIFPSKLKLRGGLKKQYWEMLEQPNVRYFGNVSVGQGKDLTVEDLRGLGASAIAFSIGAQGTKAIGVEGDSAKGVFHAKDVVYHFNRLPGFGDRPFDMGKHVAVIGVGDVMVDIAHWLIRYKKVERVTAIARRGPVERKYNPKEIRAVCSNMDLEGIAKEFARIKDRLAAVGQNADEVLASMTAEFTKCEPTGSHSKMGFRFLASPKRVLVDADNRVRALEMEENKLEPKGDDTAAVGLKQYYEFPVDSVVFAVGDKVDETVGLPYKNGVFVTNPNKTSNDPDDALFQAYDEKSGQVIEGLFLAGWARKASEGLVGIAKRDGDWCAEVITRYLATKAPLSRTAIDGVLTKLQALLKERKSQPVDLEGLKVLDAVEKAHAASSDAIGEFKFASNADMLAHIERGRG, from the coding sequence ATGAGTGCTACCGGTTCCGAGTCAAGTCGGCATGTCGTCATCGTCGTGGGGGCCGGTCCGGCCGGAATGGCGTTGGCCAAAAAGATGGCGGACGCAGGCCATGACGTCATCATCCTCAATCGCGACATCAAGTTCGGCGGGTTGGCCGAATACGGGATTTTCCCCAGCAAGCTCAAGTTGCGCGGCGGCTTGAAAAAACAATATTGGGAGATGCTCGAACAACCGAACGTCCGCTACTTCGGCAATGTCTCGGTCGGGCAAGGAAAGGACCTCACGGTCGAAGACCTGCGTGGATTGGGCGCGAGCGCCATCGCATTTTCCATCGGCGCGCAGGGCACGAAGGCCATCGGCGTGGAGGGGGATTCCGCCAAGGGCGTGTTCCATGCCAAGGACGTGGTCTATCACTTCAACCGCCTACCTGGTTTCGGGGACCGCCCGTTCGACATGGGGAAACATGTGGCGGTCATCGGGGTCGGCGACGTAATGGTCGATATCGCCCATTGGTTGATCCGTTACAAGAAGGTCGAACGGGTGACGGCCATCGCCCGCCGGGGCCCCGTCGAACGGAAATACAATCCGAAAGAAATTCGCGCCGTCTGTTCGAACATGGACCTGGAGGGAATCGCGAAAGAGTTCGCCCGCATCAAGGACCGTCTGGCCGCCGTGGGACAGAACGCGGACGAAGTGTTGGCAAGCATGACCGCCGAGTTTACGAAGTGTGAGCCGACAGGCAGCCATTCTAAAATGGGGTTCCGCTTCCTGGCTTCGCCGAAACGGGTGCTGGTCGATGCCGACAACCGTGTGCGGGCCCTCGAGATGGAAGAAAACAAGCTGGAGCCGAAAGGCGACGACACCGCCGCGGTCGGACTCAAGCAGTATTACGAATTCCCGGTGGACAGCGTGGTGTTCGCCGTGGGCGACAAGGTCGATGAAACCGTCGGTTTGCCCTATAAGAACGGGGTGTTCGTCACGAATCCCAACAAAACGAGCAACGATCCCGACGACGCCCTGTTTCAAGCCTACGATGAAAAGTCCGGACAGGTCATCGAGGGCCTGTTTCTGGCCGGCTGGGCGCGCAAGGCGAGCGAAGGCCTCGTAGGCATCGCCAAACGGGACGGAGACTGGTGCGCCGAAGTCATCACGCGCTACCTGGCGACCAAGGCTCCGCTGTCACGCACGGCCATCGACGGCGTGCTCACCAAACTGCAGGCACTACTCAAGGAACGAAAGAGTCAGCCGGTGGATCTCGAAGGCCTCAAGGTGTTGGATGCGGTGGAAAAGGCCCATGCCGCCTCTTCCGATGCCATCGGGGAATTCAAGTTTGCCTCGAACGCCGACATGCTGGCTCACATCGAGCGGGGGCGCGGCTGA
- a CDS encoding ATP-dependent Clp protease, ATP-binding subunit ClpC, which translates to MFERFTDKGRKIIILAREEAERHQNDYLGTEHLVLAILRETDGIALMILKKMGLSTEQIRLEIERNLPGGGTTMTFGEIPFSPRVKKVIEYGVEEARLLGHNHIGSEHLLLGLLREEEGIGGKILRSLGANLLTARQLTVTFLRKSAPRERDRKSNTPALDEFGRDLTQLAQEGQLDPVIGRADEIERVLQILSRRSKNNPVLIGESGVGKTAIVEGLAQRIVASEVPDNLLSRRVIALDLGSLVAGTKYRGQFEERLKVVMKEIVQAGNIIIFIDELHTLVGAGAAEGSIDASNMLKPALSRGEIQCIGATTLDEYRKHIEKDGALKRRFQPIYVQPPSTDETVRIIQGLRDRYEEHHGVEITEDAIVEAVKLSDRYITDRFLPDKAIDLIDETGSRAKLQTYALPSELKALEQELKKISRDKELAISMQNFEEAVRHREEEERLRKLLDESKREWKKNQEKHKPTIGKEEVAYVVSKMTGIPLFKLEEEESNKLLRMEDFLHKRVIGQNEAISAVARAIRRSRAGLKEAKKPIGSFIFLGPTGVGKTELARTLAEFLFNSEDALIRIDMSEYQEKFTSSRLFGAPPGYVGYEEGGQLTEKVRRRPYSVVLFDEIEKAHPDVFNVLLQVLDDGVLTDSLGRKVDFKNTVVIMTSNIGTKLIQKGVSLGFQSDEKDGQQLRRKDEVMGELRRSFSPEFLNRIDEIVVFHSLEKEHLINILDILLRELNLRLIEKSVTIEVDDEVKQWLIKEGYEPLYGARPMRRIIQRAIGDPLSEELIKGRFKDNRKIKVVLRDGAPAFIEQEAMAGV; encoded by the coding sequence ATGTTCGAACGGTTCACGGACAAGGGTCGCAAGATCATCATCCTGGCACGTGAAGAAGCCGAGCGTCATCAGAACGATTACCTGGGCACCGAACACTTGGTGCTGGCCATCCTCCGCGAGACGGACGGCATTGCGCTGATGATCCTCAAGAAAATGGGGCTCTCGACGGAACAGATCCGCCTCGAGATCGAGCGGAACCTTCCGGGCGGCGGTACCACGATGACCTTCGGGGAAATTCCCTTCAGCCCGCGGGTCAAGAAGGTCATCGAGTACGGCGTCGAAGAAGCCCGCCTGCTCGGCCACAATCACATCGGCAGCGAGCATCTATTATTGGGGCTCCTCCGGGAAGAAGAGGGGATCGGCGGAAAGATTCTCCGGAGTCTGGGTGCCAACCTCCTCACTGCCAGACAACTCACCGTCACCTTCCTGAGAAAGTCTGCGCCGCGCGAGCGGGACCGCAAGAGCAACACGCCGGCGCTCGACGAGTTCGGCCGCGACCTGACCCAGCTGGCCCAGGAAGGACAGCTGGATCCCGTCATCGGACGAGCGGATGAAATCGAACGTGTCCTCCAGATTCTCAGCCGTCGCTCGAAGAACAACCCCGTGCTCATCGGCGAGTCCGGCGTCGGAAAGACCGCTATCGTCGAGGGGCTTGCCCAACGGATCGTCGCCTCAGAAGTGCCGGACAACCTGCTGTCTCGCCGCGTCATTGCCCTTGATTTGGGTTCGCTCGTGGCAGGGACAAAATACCGCGGGCAGTTTGAAGAACGGTTGAAGGTGGTGATGAAGGAAATCGTGCAGGCAGGGAACATCATCATCTTCATCGACGAATTACACACGTTGGTCGGCGCCGGCGCGGCCGAAGGGTCCATCGATGCCTCCAACATGCTCAAGCCGGCCCTGTCCCGCGGCGAAATTCAATGCATCGGCGCCACCACGTTGGACGAATACCGCAAACACATCGAGAAGGACGGGGCGCTCAAGCGGCGTTTCCAGCCGATTTATGTGCAGCCGCCCAGCACCGATGAGACGGTCCGCATCATCCAGGGCCTGCGGGATCGGTACGAGGAACACCACGGCGTGGAGATCACCGAAGACGCCATCGTGGAGGCGGTCAAATTGTCGGACCGGTACATCACCGATCGGTTCCTGCCGGACAAGGCCATCGACTTGATCGACGAAACCGGTTCCCGCGCCAAGCTCCAAACCTATGCGTTGCCGTCGGAACTCAAGGCGCTCGAGCAGGAGCTGAAGAAGATCTCCCGCGACAAAGAGTTGGCCATCTCGATGCAAAACTTCGAGGAGGCCGTCCGCCATCGCGAAGAGGAAGAACGTTTGCGGAAACTGCTCGACGAGTCCAAACGGGAGTGGAAGAAGAACCAAGAGAAGCACAAGCCGACCATCGGGAAGGAAGAAGTGGCGTACGTCGTCTCCAAGATGACCGGCATTCCTCTCTTCAAGTTGGAAGAGGAAGAATCCAACAAGCTGCTCCGAATGGAGGATTTCCTCCACAAGCGGGTCATCGGACAAAACGAGGCCATTTCGGCCGTGGCCCGGGCCATCCGCCGATCCAGGGCCGGTCTCAAGGAAGCGAAGAAGCCCATCGGCTCCTTTATCTTCCTGGGTCCGACCGGTGTCGGCAAGACGGAGTTGGCGCGAACGCTCGCCGAGTTCCTCTTCAACAGCGAAGACGCGCTCATCCGCATCGACATGTCGGAGTATCAGGAAAAGTTCACCAGTTCCCGCCTGTTCGGAGCCCCTCCCGGGTATGTGGGCTATGAAGAGGGCGGGCAACTGACCGAAAAGGTGCGTCGCCGCCCCTATTCGGTGGTGCTGTTCGACGAAATCGAAAAGGCGCATCCGGACGTGTTCAACGTCCTGCTGCAGGTGCTCGACGACGGCGTCTTGACGGACAGTCTCGGGCGAAAAGTCGATTTCAAGAACACGGTCGTCATCATGACGTCCAATATCGGCACCAAGCTGATCCAGAAGGGCGTCTCGCTCGGGTTCCAAAGCGACGAAAAGGACGGGCAACAGTTGCGCCGAAAAGACGAAGTGATGGGAGAACTGCGGCGGTCCTTCAGCCCGGAATTTTTGAACCGGATCGATGAAATCGTCGTCTTCCATTCCCTCGAAAAGGAGCATCTGATCAATATCCTGGACATTCTGCTGCGCGAACTGAACCTTCGCCTCATCGAGAAGAGCGTCACCATCGAAGTGGACGACGAGGTCAAACAGTGGCTCATCAAGGAAGGGTACGAACCGCTCTACGGCGCACGCCCGATGCGCCGCATCATCCAACGCGCGATCGGCGACCCCCTGTCCGAGGAGCTGATCAAGGGCCGCTTCAAGGACAACCGGAAGATCAAGGTGGTCCTGCGGGACGGCGCACCGGCCTTCATCGAACAGGAAGCCATGGCGGGCGTATAG
- a CDS encoding Ribosome LSU-associated GTP-binding protein HflX, with the protein MYRRRIPSSAVITLELARTACQLTREIRRPIGLLITRRGIIQQVLVGAGCAPTVESLAKFRVGPHSLRGLRLIRTHLHDEPLSQEDLTHLALLRLDLMGLLGVDDAGEPAVLHLAHLLPPNQQGQICRILKPVPFHHLDLQFDTFIHTLDSDLLRSDIRHVVGGGKESAILVSASSKSRAEQEEHLEELNELAESAGILVLDRVLQRTHEDYQRFLLGKGKLKEVVIRALQQGADLLIFDQDLAPAQARAISEVIDLKVIDRTQLILDIFARRAHTREGKVQVELAQLRYLLPRLSGHGTSLSRLGGGIGTRGPGETKLETDRRRIRDRIAHLERELGHIARHQDQRRSRRLRHALPILSIVGYTNAGKSTLLNTLTHSQVAAQDRLFETLDTTSRRLRFPHEREIIVTDTVGFIRDLPKDLVGAFRTTLEELRDADMLLHVVDATAHDIDLQITAVETVLRSLDLETIPRVLVLNKCDRLSAHECLVLCQRYRAIGISALHRDSLRPLITHLETLLPANPMPGDPAEDSASVSRNLALASQS; encoded by the coding sequence TTGTATCGACGACGCATTCCTTCCTCGGCCGTCATCACCCTAGAGTTGGCCCGCACGGCCTGCCAACTCACCAGAGAAATCAGACGCCCTATCGGGCTCCTCATCACACGCCGCGGAATCATCCAGCAGGTACTGGTCGGAGCGGGATGCGCCCCTACGGTTGAATCCCTGGCCAAGTTTCGCGTGGGGCCACATTCCCTCCGCGGCCTCCGGTTGATTCGCACCCATCTCCACGATGAACCGCTGAGCCAGGAGGACCTGACGCATCTGGCATTGCTGCGTCTGGATCTGATGGGTTTGTTGGGAGTGGATGACGCGGGCGAACCGGCCGTGCTTCACCTCGCACACCTGCTTCCGCCTAATCAGCAGGGGCAAATCTGTCGAATTCTGAAGCCGGTCCCCTTCCACCATCTGGATCTCCAGTTCGATACATTCATCCACACGCTCGACAGCGACCTGCTTCGGTCGGACATCCGTCATGTCGTCGGCGGCGGCAAGGAATCGGCCATTCTCGTGAGCGCCTCATCCAAGAGCCGCGCGGAGCAGGAAGAGCATTTGGAAGAATTGAACGAGCTGGCGGAATCGGCCGGCATTCTCGTCCTGGATCGGGTGTTGCAGCGCACCCACGAGGACTACCAGCGCTTCTTGCTCGGCAAGGGGAAATTGAAAGAGGTCGTGATCCGCGCGCTCCAGCAGGGCGCCGACCTGTTGATCTTCGACCAGGATCTGGCTCCGGCCCAGGCCCGCGCCATCTCCGAAGTGATCGACCTCAAGGTCATCGATCGCACCCAACTCATTTTGGATATATTCGCGCGACGGGCCCACACCCGCGAAGGCAAGGTCCAGGTGGAACTGGCACAACTCCGCTATCTCCTCCCACGGCTCTCCGGACACGGGACATCGTTGTCGCGCCTCGGAGGCGGAATCGGCACGCGGGGTCCCGGCGAAACCAAATTGGAAACCGATCGCCGCCGCATCCGCGACCGCATCGCCCACCTGGAGCGGGAGCTTGGCCACATCGCCCGTCATCAGGATCAACGCCGCTCTCGCCGTCTTCGGCATGCGCTGCCGATTCTCTCCATCGTCGGCTACACCAACGCCGGGAAATCGACATTACTCAATACGTTGACCCACAGCCAGGTCGCGGCTCAAGACCGCCTCTTCGAAACACTCGATACGACCAGCCGGCGCCTGCGCTTTCCGCACGAGCGCGAAATCATCGTGACCGATACGGTCGGGTTCATCCGGGATCTTCCCAAGGACCTGGTCGGGGCCTTCCGCACCACCCTCGAAGAACTGCGGGACGCCGACATGCTGTTGCACGTGGTCGATGCCACGGCCCACGACATCGACCTCCAAATCACTGCGGTCGAGACGGTCCTGCGCTCGCTCGACTTGGAGACGATTCCCCGGGTGCTGGTCTTGAACAAGTGCGACCGGCTCTCCGCCCACGAATGCCTCGTCCTCTGCCAGCGGTATCGGGCCATCGGCATCTCGGCCCTGCATCGGGACTCGCTGCGCCCCTTGATCACACATCTCGAAACTCTGTTGCCCGCCAACCCCATGCCAGGCGATCCGGCCGAGGATTCCGCATCGGTTTCCCGGAACCTGGCACTTGCATCTCAATCCTGA
- a CDS encoding UPF0701 protein YicC, which yields MIRSMTGYGKKDGTSQEVGVTVEIRSVNHRFLEVAVKVPRSLTQLEEQIRKAVQERCLRGRVDVSVSLHNSGGGLKTVQIDQALAKQYHAALKKLQKTLGLRGTVDISMLAGFRDILSLSDQPVDSGQLSKTILRVLGGALTDLERMRRREGEALAKDLATHVEAIRTAKAAVAEKAPKLSHEAFERMKGRVQTLLQGELSDPARLQQELALFADRSDISEELVRLESHMVQFDQTLRSKESVGKTLEFLLQEMGREVNTIGSKANDAEVAGLVVRMKAELEKLREQVQNVE from the coding sequence ATGATCCGGAGCATGACAGGGTACGGGAAAAAGGACGGGACATCGCAGGAAGTCGGGGTGACCGTGGAGATCCGCTCGGTGAACCATCGATTCCTGGAAGTGGCGGTGAAGGTTCCTCGTTCCCTGACGCAGTTGGAGGAACAGATTCGCAAGGCGGTACAGGAACGGTGCCTCCGCGGCAGGGTCGATGTCTCGGTCTCCCTGCACAACAGCGGCGGCGGTCTCAAGACCGTCCAGATCGATCAGGCCCTTGCCAAGCAATACCATGCAGCCCTCAAAAAACTCCAAAAGACACTGGGGCTGCGCGGGACGGTCGATATCTCGATGCTCGCGGGGTTCCGCGACATCCTCTCACTGTCCGATCAGCCGGTCGACTCCGGTCAATTGTCTAAGACAATCCTGCGGGTGCTGGGCGGTGCGTTGACAGACTTGGAACGGATGCGACGACGGGAAGGGGAGGCGCTCGCCAAGGACCTGGCGACCCACGTGGAAGCCATCCGAACGGCCAAGGCCGCCGTGGCGGAGAAGGCACCGAAGTTGTCTCACGAAGCGTTCGAACGGATGAAGGGCCGTGTCCAGACTCTGTTGCAGGGTGAATTGTCGGATCCGGCTCGTCTCCAACAGGAACTGGCGCTGTTTGCCGACCGCTCCGACATCTCGGAAGAATTGGTCAGACTTGAGTCACATATGGTACAGTTCGACCAGACGCTTCGAAGCAAGGAGTCGGTGGGCAAGACGCTGGAGTTTCTGCTGCAGGAAATGGGACGGGAAGTGAACACCATCGGCTCGAAAGCCAACGACGCCGAGGTCGCTGGTCTCGTCGTCCGCATGAAGGCCGAACTGGAAAAACTGCGGGAACAGGTTCAAAATGTCGAATAG
- a CDS encoding Endonuclease III, producing MKATATHQPAGRPDKRRVTRILNALRSSMPTIKVELDHRNPWELLVATILSAQCTDQRVNQVTPQLFRRYHRPRDYAEAGPAELEALIRPTGFYKTKAKSLINCAKVVTEQFHEQVPDTMEELTALPGVGRKTANVILGNAFGKPAVVVDTHVKRVAGRLELTSHTDPDKIEADLRQLLPEDQWTEGSQRLLLHGRYVCLARIPKCGHCPLYADCRWKGKLTR from the coding sequence ATGAAGGCAACAGCAACCCATCAGCCGGCCGGTCGTCCGGACAAGCGCCGCGTCACACGGATCCTGAACGCCTTACGCTCGTCGATGCCGACGATCAAGGTGGAACTTGACCATCGCAATCCCTGGGAACTGCTGGTCGCCACGATTTTATCGGCGCAATGTACAGACCAGCGCGTCAACCAGGTCACACCGCAGCTCTTCCGTCGATACCACCGCCCTCGCGACTACGCGGAGGCAGGCCCGGCTGAGTTGGAAGCCCTCATCCGCCCGACGGGGTTTTACAAAACCAAGGCCAAGAGCCTCATCAACTGCGCCAAAGTGGTCACAGAGCAGTTTCACGAGCAGGTGCCGGATACGATGGAGGAGCTGACGGCCCTGCCCGGTGTCGGGAGAAAGACCGCCAACGTCATTCTTGGCAATGCGTTCGGAAAGCCCGCCGTTGTGGTCGACACGCATGTCAAACGGGTGGCAGGACGGCTCGAACTGACCAGCCACACAGACCCGGACAAGATCGAGGCGGACCTGCGGCAATTACTGCCGGAAGACCAGTGGACGGAAGGATCGCAACGGCTCCTGCTGCACGGACGGTACGTCTGTCTGGCCCGCATTCCGAAATGTGGACACTGTCCTCTCTATGCCGATTGCCGATGGAAGGGGAAACTTACACGATGA